In a genomic window of Cuculus canorus isolate bCucCan1 chromosome Z, bCucCan1.pri, whole genome shotgun sequence:
- the FECH gene encoding ferrochelatase, mitochondrial isoform X2 → MRAAAANMAAAAGTRRLRIGSQLRVPVRWTAQATAAAVTESTTPQIQPEARKPKTGILMLNMGGPERLDDVHDFLLRLFLDRDLMTLPAQNKLGPFIAKRRTPKIQEQYSRIGGGSPIKKWTAVQGEGMVKLLDSMSPHTAPHKYYIGFRYVHPLTEEAIEEMENDGIRRAIAFTQYPQYSCSTTGSSLNAIYRYYNQKGEKPKMKWSIIDRWPTHPLLIQCFADHIQKELNLFPPDKRKDVVILFSAHSLPMSVVNRGDPYPQEVGATVQKVMEKLNYSNPYRLVWQSKVGPMPWLGPQTDEAIKGLCQRGKKNMLLVPIAFTSDHIETLYELDIEYAQVLANECGVENIRRAESLNGNPLFSKALADLVCSHIQSNEICSRQLTLCCPLCVNPVCRETKAFFTNQQL, encoded by the exons ATGCGGGCAGCAGCCGCCAACAtggccgccgccgccggcaCGCGCCGCC TGAGGATCGGCAGCCAGCTGAGGGTCCCGGTGCGATGGACAGCTCAGGCGACAGCAGCCGCAGTGACAGAGAGCACGACACCTCAGATCCAGCCAGAAGCACG GAAACCTAAAACAGGAATCTTGATGTTGAACATGGGTGGTCCTGAACGGCTGGATGATGTGCACGACTTTTTACTTCGTCTCTTCCTGGACAGAGATCTCATGACACTTCCAGCTCAAAA CAAATTAGGCCCATTCATCGCCAAACGCCGCACACCAAAAATCCAGGAGCAGTACAGCCGGATTGGGGGCGGCTCGCCCATCAAGAAGTGGACAGCGGTGCAGGGAGAAGGCATGGTGAAGCTGCTGGACAGCATGTCTCCTCACACCG CGCCTCACAAATACTACATTGGCTTCCGGTATGTCCACCCTCTGACGGAAGAAGCCATCGAGGAGATGGAGAATGACGGCATCAGAAGGGCTATCGCCTTCACACAGTACCCGCAGTACAGCTGCTCCACCACAG GAAGCAGCTTGAATGCCATTTATCGCTACTATAATCAAAAAGGGGAGAAGCCAAAGATGAAGTGGAGTATAATCGACCGATGGCCCACACATCCCCTCCTTATTCAG TGCTTCGCCGATCACATCCAGAAGGAGCTGAACCTCTTTCCACCTGACAAAAGGAAAGATGTTGTCATCCTCTTCTCGGCTCACTCGCTGCCCATGTCT GTAGTGAACCGTGGCGATCCGTACCCTCAAGAAGTGGGAGCGACGGTCCAGAAAGTCATGGAGAAGCTGAACTACTCCAACCCATACCGGCTGGTGTGGCAGTCCAAG GTTGGACCGATGCCCTGGCTCGGACCCCAGACGGACGAGGCCATCAAAGGGCTGTGccagagagggaagaagaacaTGTTGTTGGTCCCGATAGCATTTACGAGTGACCACATCGAAACCCTTTATGAACTGGATATTGAGTACGCCCAGGTTTTAGCAAATGAG TGCGGCGTTGAGAATATCCGACGAGCGGAGTCTCTGAATGGAAACCCACTGTTTTCCAAG GCTCTGGCAGACTTGGTCTGCTCCCACATCCAGTCCAACGAGATCTGCTCGCGGCAGTTAACCCTCTGCTGCCCGCTCTGCGTCAATCCCGTCTGCAGGGAGACCAAAGCCTTCTTCACGAACCAGCAGCTGTGA
- the FECH gene encoding ferrochelatase, mitochondrial isoform X1, producing MRAAAANMAAAAGTRRLVRIGSQLRVPVRWTAQATAAAVTESTTPQIQPEARKPKTGILMLNMGGPERLDDVHDFLLRLFLDRDLMTLPAQNKLGPFIAKRRTPKIQEQYSRIGGGSPIKKWTAVQGEGMVKLLDSMSPHTAPHKYYIGFRYVHPLTEEAIEEMENDGIRRAIAFTQYPQYSCSTTGSSLNAIYRYYNQKGEKPKMKWSIIDRWPTHPLLIQCFADHIQKELNLFPPDKRKDVVILFSAHSLPMSVVNRGDPYPQEVGATVQKVMEKLNYSNPYRLVWQSKVGPMPWLGPQTDEAIKGLCQRGKKNMLLVPIAFTSDHIETLYELDIEYAQVLANECGVENIRRAESLNGNPLFSKALADLVCSHIQSNEICSRQLTLCCPLCVNPVCRETKAFFTNQQL from the exons ATGCGGGCAGCAGCCGCCAACAtggccgccgccgccggcaCGCGCCGCC TAGTGAGGATCGGCAGCCAGCTGAGGGTCCCGGTGCGATGGACAGCTCAGGCGACAGCAGCCGCAGTGACAGAGAGCACGACACCTCAGATCCAGCCAGAAGCACG GAAACCTAAAACAGGAATCTTGATGTTGAACATGGGTGGTCCTGAACGGCTGGATGATGTGCACGACTTTTTACTTCGTCTCTTCCTGGACAGAGATCTCATGACACTTCCAGCTCAAAA CAAATTAGGCCCATTCATCGCCAAACGCCGCACACCAAAAATCCAGGAGCAGTACAGCCGGATTGGGGGCGGCTCGCCCATCAAGAAGTGGACAGCGGTGCAGGGAGAAGGCATGGTGAAGCTGCTGGACAGCATGTCTCCTCACACCG CGCCTCACAAATACTACATTGGCTTCCGGTATGTCCACCCTCTGACGGAAGAAGCCATCGAGGAGATGGAGAATGACGGCATCAGAAGGGCTATCGCCTTCACACAGTACCCGCAGTACAGCTGCTCCACCACAG GAAGCAGCTTGAATGCCATTTATCGCTACTATAATCAAAAAGGGGAGAAGCCAAAGATGAAGTGGAGTATAATCGACCGATGGCCCACACATCCCCTCCTTATTCAG TGCTTCGCCGATCACATCCAGAAGGAGCTGAACCTCTTTCCACCTGACAAAAGGAAAGATGTTGTCATCCTCTTCTCGGCTCACTCGCTGCCCATGTCT GTAGTGAACCGTGGCGATCCGTACCCTCAAGAAGTGGGAGCGACGGTCCAGAAAGTCATGGAGAAGCTGAACTACTCCAACCCATACCGGCTGGTGTGGCAGTCCAAG GTTGGACCGATGCCCTGGCTCGGACCCCAGACGGACGAGGCCATCAAAGGGCTGTGccagagagggaagaagaacaTGTTGTTGGTCCCGATAGCATTTACGAGTGACCACATCGAAACCCTTTATGAACTGGATATTGAGTACGCCCAGGTTTTAGCAAATGAG TGCGGCGTTGAGAATATCCGACGAGCGGAGTCTCTGAATGGAAACCCACTGTTTTCCAAG GCTCTGGCAGACTTGGTCTGCTCCCACATCCAGTCCAACGAGATCTGCTCGCGGCAGTTAACCCTCTGCTGCCCGCTCTGCGTCAATCCCGTCTGCAGGGAGACCAAAGCCTTCTTCACGAACCAGCAGCTGTGA